A stretch of DNA from Allomeiothermus silvanus DSM 9946:
GGCCTGGCGCGCTTGGTAGGTGTGGGTTCCAGGGCTGGGGACGGGCTCGAGGGCGAATGACCATCCGCCGTTCTGGCCCACCGTTACGGTGCCGAGCTTTGTGGCGCCATCGTAGATCTCTAGGGCCTCGCCGGGTTTACCGGTTCCTTGCAGGCTGAACTCACCCGCCGGAACCTCGGCCCCATCGGAGGGCGAGGTAATGCTCACGTTGGTGCTAAGGGGAACCCGTGCCGCGAGGTTGGGTTGCCCGGCGGCGAAGGCCCGGTAACCCAGGAAGGGCAGAATGCCCAGGATCCCGATCAGGACCATAGCCAGGGTCATAGCCCAGCGGGCTGTAGCAGAGGCGGTGGTGGCGGTGGGCCAGGGCGGGAGTACCCCGGCTCGGTCTTCTTCCCGCTCATGCTCGGGCTGACGCGAGAGTACGGCCAGGCCGAACAGGCGCAGATAGTAGTAAGCAGCGATAGCCGAGGTGACCAGGGCCAGCACCAACAGGGCGTATTGATGGGCCTTGGCTCCCTCGAGGAAGACCAGCAGCTTCCCCCAGAAGCCGGGGAAAGGCGGCAATCCGGCCAGCGAGAGCATCGCCAGGCCGAACCCCACCCCCAAGAGCCGGTTGCGCCCGAAGAGGCCGCGTAGCCGCTCGTAGGGCACGGTGCCATTAGATATCGCCGAGAGCACTGCGAAGGCCAGCCCGGTGCCCAGCAAGTAGGTGAGCAGGTAGAAGCTGATGGCAGGGCCGCCCGTTCCGCTGAAAAGACCCACCCCCACGTACCCGGCGTGGGCGATGGAGGAGTAGGCCAACAGGCGCTTGGCCTCGGTCTGGGCTAGGGCTCCGAGGTTCCCGAAGATTAGGGTCAGGACTATGACGAGGGTGAGCGCCGCACCCCAAGCAGGGAGGCCCTCGGTGGTAAGGCGCACTAAAGCGGCAAAGGCTGCGGCCTTGACCGCGGTGGCCATGAGCAGGCTGACCCCGGTAGGGCTGCCCTGGTAGACGTCGGGGGTCCACCAGTGGAAGGGCACCATCGAGGCCTTGAAGGCCAGCCCGATCAGGAGCATCACCATCGCGGCTACGTAGAGCGTGCCGCTGCCCGCTATCCCCACATTGAAGCTACCCGTAGCACCGAAGTGCAAAGCGATGCCGTAAAGGAAGATGGCCGCTGAGAGCGCGCCCAGCAGGAAATATTTGAGGCCCGCTTCATAACTTGGCGCGTCGCGTCGCCAGGTGGCTAGCACGTACAGGGGCAGCGAGAGGGCCTCGAGGGCGATGAGGATCACCACCAGGTTCGGCGTGGAGGCCATCAGGAGCATTCCCACAGCGGCGTAGAGGGCTAGCAGGTAATACTCCAGCCGCTCGCCCCCGTGTCTGCCGATGACTACCGCCCACAACACCCCCAACAGGGCCACTAGGGTGAGCCCCTGGGCCAAAGGGTCCCAGCGAAAGAGGCCGCCAAAATACTCGGCGGGCTGGTTCCACCCCACCAGGATGGCCCCGATAGCGGCGATGATGGTTCCTGCGGTGAGCCATTTGGTGGTGCGTACCGGAATCCATAAAGCCAGCAAGGTGAGGACGGTGGCAGCACTCGAGAGGATCAAGAGGGGAATCATGCCGCACCTCCGAAGAGCGCAGCAAACGCCTTAGCCAGCGGTTGCAAGAGCTGGGTGAAGAGCTTGGGATATAGGCCCAGCAGGGCGATGGCTGCTACGATCACCACCGCGAAGCTCCATTCCTGCAGGGTCATATCGGGGACGGCGCGGTTCTCGCTCTCGTGGAAGACTTTCTGATAGGCGGTAAGGGCATAAGCCGCCGCAGCGATGACCGAGAGGAAGGCCACGAAGGTCAGCCAAGGACTGGCTTTGTAGGCGCCCAAGAGCGCCATGAATTCCCCAGGAAAACCGGCTAGTCCCGGAAGACCGATCATGCTCATCACCAGAATCATGCCCAGCGCGGCCAAAGCGGGGGCGCTTTTGGCAAGCCCCCGCACCGGGCCAATCTCCAGGGTGCCGGTGCGCTCGTAGAGCAAGCCCGTAAAGAGAAACATTCCACCCGTATAGACGAACGAGGCGCCCAGCAGGAACAAAGCCCCCACCGCGCCCTCGCTGGTTCCGCTGAAAAGCCCAATGGCCGCCAGCCCCATGTGCGAGATCCCCCCGTAGGCCAGCAGGTTTTTCCAGTCTTTGGCTCCCCAGGCCGCCCAGGCCGCGTAGATCGCCGTGAAGGCGGCCAGCGTGAGCAATAGCGGCTGTAGGCCTTGGAAGCCCTCCGGGGCTAGGGGCATGGCCCAACGGAAGAAGGCGAAGATGCCTACCTTGTATAGCGTGCCCATGGCGTCGGCCAGGCCGCTAGGGTGGTTTTCCTGGTGGAAGCTGGGCAGCCAGGCGTGTAGCGGAAAAAGCGGGGTCTTGACCGCCAGGGCGAAGAAAAAGCCCAAGAAGACCCAACTCGCCGCTACCCCCTTGAGCGGGTGGTTGTACAGATCCCCGATCAGGAAGCTCTCCGCCCCGCCTAAGAAGCGGGCCGCCAGGATAGCAGCCAGCATCGGCAGCGACCCCACCAGGGTGAAAAGGGCGAAGGTGTATAGCGCTCGCATCCGCTCGCGCCCGCCGTACAGCCCCAGCATGAGGAGGGCGGGGATCAGGGTGAACTCGAAGAACACGTAGAAGAGCACCAGGTCGAGCGCGGCGAAGATGCCCAACAGGCCGGTCTCCATCATCAGGGCGTAGCCGAGCATCCTGGTGGGGGCTTTGGCGACCCAGACGCTCAGGAAGACCGTGAAGCTTACCGCCAGCCAGAGGAACATGGCCGCGTTATCGAGGCCAACTGCGTAGTAGATCCCAGCAGGGCCCAGCAGCGGAGTTTGGGTGAGGTAGGCGATCCCCTCCTTAGGGTGGAGGAAGAACATCACCAGGCTCAGCACAAACACCCCGCCCGAGGCCACCCAGGCGAACGGGCGGCCCAGCCCAGGCCATAGCACCAGGGATACCCCCGCCAGCAGGGGGAGGAAGAGGGCGATATCGGCCAGGCTCATCGGCTCACCCCCCATAGCAGCAGCAGCACCGCCCCCACCACCAGCCCCGCTGCGTAGAAGCGGATGTAGCCGGTCTCGAGCCTAGCCAGCAGGCTCCCAAGGCCCGCGGTGAGGGTTCCCAGCCGGCTGAAGCCGCCCAAAAGGCCTTTGTCGCCATCGAAGAGCAGGTTGCCCAGGCTCTTCAGCGGATTCACGATAAAGGTGTTATACACCTGGTCCACGTAGAAGCTATGCTCGGAGGCCTGCGCAAAGCGGGTATACCAACCGGGCAGAACCTTTTGCTGGAAGAAGCGGTAGCCCAGGTAGAGTCCGGCCAAAGCCACCAAGGCCGAGATCAGCACCAACGTCCACTCGAGCGCCAGGGATGGCTTCTCGTACTCGAGGTGGGCCAGGTTGGGCTCGAGAAAGCGCTCGAGGAAGTTAGGGAAGGGTTCCGGCAGGCCAATGTAGCCGATGAACACTGCTCCCAGGGCCAGGATGTGGTTGGGGAAGAGCATCACGCCCGGGGACTCGTGCGGGTGTGCATCTCCTCGGTATTGACCCAAAAACACCGTCACGAACCAGCGCATCGAGTACATGGCGGTGAGGAAGGCGGTAGCCAGCAGCAAGAGGTAGAACACCAGGCTCGAGTTTACGCTGTAGAAGAGGGTGGAGTACAAGATCGCATCCTTTGACCAGAAACCCGACAATAGCGGCATGCCGCCCAGCGCCAAGGCTCCGATCAGCCCGTGCCAGCGGGTTTGGGGCAGGTAGCGCCACATCCCGCCCATTTTGCGGATATCCTGCTCGCCGCCTAGGGCGTGGATCACCGAGCCCGAAGCCATGAATAACAGGGCCTTGAAGAAGGCATGGGTGAGCACGTGGAAAAGGGCGATCCAGTAAGCTCCCATGCCCGCGGCCACGAACATGAAGCCGAGCTGGGAGAGGGTCGAGTAGGCCACGATGCGCTTGATGTCCTGTTGCCCAAAGGCCGACAGCGCTCCGTAGATGGCGGTGGCGAGCCCCAGAATGGCGATCCACAGCGAGACTTCCGGCACGTTGATGTAGAGGAAGCTGCTGCGGGCCAAGAGGTACACGCCCGCCGTCACCATGGTGGCGGCGTGGATCAACGCCGAGACCGGGGTAGGGCCGGCCATGGCGTCGGGTAGCCAGACCATAAGGGGAACCTGGGCACTCTTGCCGATGGCCCCCACGAAGAGCAAAAAGGCTGCCAGGGACAGCCCGGCGGGGATGAAGAGGTTTTCCTCGAGCTTGGTGTTGATCTCAGATATGCCCAGGGTTCCGAACATCGCCCACAACAGGCCCATGCCCAGCAAAAAGCCCAAATCGCCGATGCGGTTGACGATAAAAGCTTTGCGAGCGGAATCGGCGTTCACCCGGTCTTGGTACCAGAACCCGATCAGCAAGTATGAGGCCAGCCCCACGCCTTCCCAACCGATGAACATCACCACGTAGTTGTCGGCCAGGACCAGCGTGAGCATCATGGCGATGAAGAGGTTAAGGTAGGCGAAGAAACGGCTGAAACCGGCATCGCCCGCCATGTAGCCGATGGCGTAGACGTGGATCAGGAAGCCCACCCCGGTCACGATCAGGAGCATTAGCCCGGAGAGGTGATCCAGGTTGAGGCTGAAGGAGATGCCGGGCAGCCAGTCGGGGACGGCAAACTTGGCCCCGCCCTGGGCGAGCAGGGCTACCCCTAGCACCAAGCTGGCGAGCACCAGCCCCGAGGCGATCACTCCCGGCAGGGGCTCCCGCATCCGCTTGCCGAGTAGCCCCAGCAGCACGAATCCCAGGAGGGGAAAGAGAATCGTCAGCACTAGCATGGGCGGATACCTCCCTGGTCCAGACGCAAAGGGCAGGGGGATACTAGTGGAAAGGCACTTTGCCCCGGGAGTAGTCGCGCTAGCGACCGGGCTATGCCCGTCCACTTGCGGTTGGCGTGGCTTGATAAACAATCAGTTCGTCGGATCATCCCTTTAGCTCCCTGAGTTCATCCACCCCGGTGCTTTCCCGGCGGCGGAAGATGGCTACAATGAGCCCCAACCCCACCGCAACCTCGGCGGCGGCGATGGCGATCACAAAGAGGGCTACGGTTTGGGCATCGAGAGAGCCGTACATTTTGGCGAAAGCAACCAGCGCCAGATTAGCTGAGTTCAGCATCAGCTCCACCGAGAGAAAGACCAGGATGGCCGTACGGCGGGTGAGCGCACCAAACACCCCGATGGCGAACATGATGGCAGAAGTGGCTAGCCAGAGGTTCATCGGCGCACCTCCTCTTTGGAGGCTGGAGTGCGCTGGATTTTTTCCTCGTCGGTGAGGGCATCTAGCGGTTTATCCGGCTGAACCAGCGCCACCGCAGCGACGGTCGCCACCAACAGCAAGAAGCCCACCGCCAAGAGCGCGTAGAGCCAGGGGCCATAGAGTACCGGCCCGATGGCTTGGGGTAGCCCGCCATTCAGGTTGCCGACCTGCGGTGGAACCGGGACATTGCGGCTAGCGAGCATCAGCACGACGGCTAGGGCCAGGGCCCCTAGGGCGGCGACGGGGGTGAGCCTCGAGAGCGGGTTGATGCCCACCTCGGCCTGGGCCGCCGAGAGCAACATGATCACGAAGAGAAACAGCACTACGATAGCCCCGGCGTAGACGATGACCTGCACCATACCCAAAAACCGCGCATCCAGCGCGACGTATACCCCCGCCAGTACCAGAAAATTAGCGATCAGCGCCAACGCGGCGTGCACCGCGTTGCGGGCGGTCACTACCAGCAGGGCGGTGATGAGGAGGAGTGCCGCGGCCAGAATCTCCCACAAGCCCATCAGTGCCCTCCTAGCGGCTCATCCTGGCCGGTTTCTTCCCGCTTGACCCCGCCCACCGTCTGGCGTAAAGGGGCCTTGAACCCTTCCAACTCGGCCCTTACGTAGGGAACGGTGTAGCCTTTCTTGATGGGCTTTCCGGTGTAGACGGCTTCGCGGCGCTGGGGCTTGGTCCCCTGTACCTCCACCAGCATGTCCTCCTTGCCATAGATCAAGTCGGAGTAGCGGTAGTCGGCCATCTCGAAGTCGTAGCCCAGCACCACCGCCCCGGTAGGGCAGGCCTCTTCGCACAGCCCACAGAAGATGCAGCGCAGCATGTTGATCTCGTAGACCTTGGCGTAGCGCTCGCCCGCGCTGGTGGGATGGGCCGGGTCGTTCTCGGCAGGCTCGACGTAGATGGCGTACGCCGGGCAGATCGCCGCGCAGAGGCTACAGCCGATGCACTTCTCGAGCCCGTTAGGGTGCCGGGTCAGCACGTGGCGCCCGTGCCAGCGGGGTTTGAGCGGCACCGGGGCGTCGGGGTAGGGGATGGTCACCGGTTTGGAAAACAGAGCCCTGAGCGTAATCCCCAGGCTCTGGGCCAGTGCAGCCACACTGCTCATGCTCTCACTCCTTTTGCTTTAGGGAGGGCGTTGCGGACCTGGATGCCGCGGATCACCAAGATCGCCACGATCACCGCGATGCCCGCCAGCGATAGCCAGGCTAGCGCGGCGTTGCTAGCCCCCAGCGCTTTGGCCAAGGCGCTGACCAAAAACCACAACAGCGCGATCGGGAGCAGCACGCCCCAGCCGAAGCGCATCAGCTGGTCGTAGCGCAGGCGGAACCAAGTGGCGCGGATCCAGATGAACACGAAAAGGAAGAAGGCGATCTTGAGGAACATCCACACGTAGGGAATGTCGGGGAACGGCGCGGGCATCCGCCAGCCGCCCAAGAAGAGGGTGGGGATGAGGGCCGAAGCGGTAATGAGGTGGACGTACTCGGCCATCTGGAACAAAGCCCACTTGATCGAGGCGTACTCGGTGTTATACCCGCCCACCAACTCCTGCTCGGCCTCGGGGAGGTCGAAGGGGGTACGAGCAGCCTCGGCCAGCGAGGTGATGGCATAGACCCCGAATGCGATGGGGGCGAAGAGGATCAACCAGCCGTTGGCGTCCTGCCAGTCTACGATCTGCCGGAGGTTCAGGCTGCCCGCTACCAGCACCGGGGTCAAGAGGCTCATCCCCAGCGCCAGCTCGTAGCTGATGAGCGCGGCGGAAGAGCGCAGCGAGCCCAGCAGGCTGTACTTGGAGTTACTCGCCCACCCGGCCAGGAAGATGCCGTAGACGGCCATCTCGCTCACCGCGAAGAGATAGAGGATCCCCACGTCAAGGTTGATCACCCAGGGCTGACCCCCGAAAAAAGACCCCGGCGGCCCGAAGGGGATCAGTCCGAACCCCACCAGGGCGAAGGTGATGGAGATGATCGGGGCCAGCACGAACACCAGACGGTCGGCGCGGGTCGGGATGATGTCCTCTTTGAGGATGGATTTGATGGCATCGGCCAGGGGTTGCAACAGCCCCCATGGGCCTACCCGGTTCGGCCCGAGGCGTACCTGGAAGCGGGCCAGCAGGCGGCGCTCGACGAGGGTCATGTAGGCAAAGGCGGTGAGCAGCCCAAACACCACCAAAAAAGCCTTGACGGCTACCAACCATAAGGGGTCTTGGGGGTAGAGGTTGGCGGAGTCCTGGGCAAAAACCGAGCCGCTGGCCAGCACCAGTAATACAAGTCCCGCCATACCTCGGCCATACGTCCTACCCGAAGAACCCGCGTGAATGTACGGCGTTTCGCGTTTTACCTTCGGCCTCATCACATCTCACCTCCTGCCGGGACCAGTACCCGAGCCGCCACCCGCTGCCCCACCCACGGCCCCAGCGCCGGGGCGAAGAGGAAACCCTTGGGCAGCCGCTCATCGAGCCTGACCAGGGCCGAGAGCAGGCCGGTGGGGGTCTCGAGCTCCACCGTGGCTCCCTCCAGAAGCCCTTCGGCACGGGCGGTCTCGGGGTGGGCCTCGAGGTAAAGCCGGACGGCCCGGGCTACCTCAGCCACCCGCTGCTCACGCCGCCACATGGAGGGCTTAAGGTAGAGGTTGCCGGAGCTTAGGGGTGGGAAGCTGGGGGGAAGAGAACCCACCTTGGGCCGCCATAGGTCGAAGGGTTTGGGGAGCTTGTACTTCTCCTCGAGCAGCTTGGCGGCCTGGCGCAGCAGACGCACCGGGGGCTTTACTCCCACCGCGTCGGCGAGCAGGGCCAGCGCCGCGACGGCGCCGTCGGCTTCGCCGTTGTTGATTCCGGCGGGGTGAAGCTCGAGCACGCGGCCCTCGAGGTTCACGGTGGTGCCGCGCTTTTCGTAGAAGGTCTGGTTGGGCAGCACCACGTCGGCGTAGCCAACCGCCAGAGGGGAGAGGTGGGTGAGGTGCAGGATGCGGAAGCCGGTTGCTTTGAGCTGTTCCTCGGTGGGGAGGTAGCCGAAGTAGCCGGCCTTCAGCCCCCCTTGGGTCCAGCCTAGGCCTCCCTTGCCGGGGAAGAGGCCTACGGCCTCGAGGCCGCGGGCATTGGCGGCTGGGGTCATGGCCATGACCTTGGCCCCCTTCCCTTCGGCCAGGGCCTTGGCTTTGGCAGCGGCCTCGGGGTTGTTCAACACGCCTGCGCCCAGGATGAGCACCACCCGCTCGGCCTCGCTCCAGCGTGCTTTCGTCCAATTAATGGCCTCTGCCAGCCCTTGGGGGGGCTCGCCTTGGCCCAGAAGAGCGGCCAGCACCGCTGTTTCCTGCCCCGGAGCGTACACGCCCGAGGCTCCGGCCCACTTGAAAAGCTGTGCCGGGTAGGTGTTGAAGTGGGCCAACTTGCGCTTGTCCCGCTCCATCCGCTCCTTGATACTGAGGTCGGCAAAGGGAATGCCGTGGTGGAGCGGGGCTGGAGGCTTGAGGTTTCGGCTGTATTCGGAAAGGCGCAGGTGCAGGGTAGGGGTCTCCTCGCTGGGGTCGCCCAGGATCAGGGCGAACTGGGCTTCGCTCAAGTCTTGGAAGGTAGCGGGAACAAAGCCAGAGGCCAGCGCCGCCGTCCGGCCCGCGAAGTCTCGGTGGGGGCTGCCCCAGGCATCGGCCAGAAGCGCCGCGGCCAAGCCCTCCTCGAGGGTAGCCATGCCATCGAGGTAGATCCCGATCTCAGCCCCTGGTACTCCATTTAATCCGGCTTTGATCGCGACCGCGGCCTCTTCCCAGGTGGCCTCGACCAGCTTGCCACCCTTGCGTACCCAAGGCCGCAAGACCCGCTCCTGGTTCACCCATTCGTGCCCGAAGCGGGCTGCATCGGAGATCCAAATCTCGTTGGTCTGTGGGCGAAGGGCGGCGCGGATGCGCTCGAGCTTGCCGCTGCGGGTGTCCACCAAGATGCCCGCCCCGGCAGCGTCGTCCATCGAGGTGGTCTCGGTGGTGTCGTACTCCCAGTTGCGGGCGCGGAAGCGAGCGGTAAGATCCAACAGCGCCCCTACCGGGCAGATATCGGTGATGTTGCCGGTGAAGTTCGAGGGAAGTCCCGTATCGTCGGTACCGATAAAGGTATGAACCCCTCGCTCGATAAAGTCCAGCACTTCGTCGCCGGGGATCTCCTCGAAGTAGCGTACGCAGCGCTTGCAGTGGATGCAGCGCTCGCGGTCCAGTACGATGAACTCCGAAAGCGGATGGTGCTTGTCTTCGTGGCGGCGGGTGAGTTCGAAGCGGGTATAGTGGGGCAGCTCAGCAGGGTTGGGCTGGTAGAACTTCTCCACTAGCCCGTATTCGTAGCTGCGGTCTTGCAGCTCGCAGGCCCCGCCCTTGTCGCAGGTGGGGCAATCCAACGGGTGGTTAGCCAGGGTGAGTTCCACCATCCCCGATTGGGCGTGCTTGACCTCATCGGAGAGGGTGTCCACCACCATCCCCTCGCTTACTGCGGTCACGCAGGAAGCCTGCAGCTTGGGCATCCAGAAGATCTTGGGCGCCCCATTTTCGTCCAAAATCCAGTTTCCATCTGGCCCCTTGCGCGGGCTGCCTACCCTCACCAAGCACATCCGGCAGGCTCCTATGGGTGAGAGGTAGCGCTCGGAGCAGAATAGCGGTACGTCGTCGCCTGCGTGGAAGACCGCGTCCATCACGCTGGTGCCCGCCGGAACCTCGACGACCTTGCCATTAATCGTCACAGTTGGCATGCATTTACCTCCACCGGGGCGCAGTGCGTTGGATAGCCCGACCCTGCTCCACCAGCTCTACGTACTGGTGGCGGAAGTGCTTGAGGCTGCCGCGCACTGGCCAGCAGGCGGCATCCGCCAAGGCGCAAAAGCTGCGACCTTCGATCTGGTCGAGGAGGTCTTCCAAAAGCTCCACGTCGCCCGGCTTACCCTGCCCCCTTCCGATCTTCTCGAACAACCCCACCATCCAGCCCGAGACCCCCTCGCGGCAGGGAGTGCACTTGCCGCAAGACTCATGGCCGTAGAAGCGGGTCACGTTCCACATAGCATCCACCATGCTCATGCTGGCAGGGATGCCAATCACCCCGCCAGTTCCTAGTAGCGAGCCCTTGGCTGCGAGGGACTCATAGTCCATGGGGGTATCGAGGGTGTCGTCGTTCCAGGGCAGCGGAGGGCAGGAGGAGCCCCCGGGGATGATGGCCTGAATAGGCTCGGTAGGCCCCCCAGCCCAGTCCATGAGCAGCTCACGGAAGGTAGTGCCCATGGGAAGCTCGTAGACCCCTGGGCGCTTGAAAGGCCCCGAGACCTGGTAAAGCTTATGCCCTTTGGATTTCTCGGTGCCCATGCTGGCGAACCAGTCGGCCCCACGGTCGATGATATGCACCGCCGAGCACAAGGACTCGACATTGTTGATGGTGGTGGGTTTGCCCCAT
This window harbors:
- a CDS encoding NADH-quinone oxidoreductase subunit N, translated to MIPLLILSSAATVLTLLALWIPVRTTKWLTAGTIIAAIGAILVGWNQPAEYFGGLFRWDPLAQGLTLVALLGVLWAVVIGRHGGERLEYYLLALYAAVGMLLMASTPNLVVILIALEALSLPLYVLATWRRDAPSYEAGLKYFLLGALSAAIFLYGIALHFGATGSFNVGIAGSGTLYVAAMVMLLIGLAFKASMVPFHWWTPDVYQGSPTGVSLLMATAVKAAAFAALVRLTTEGLPAWGAALTLVIVLTLIFGNLGALAQTEAKRLLAYSSIAHAGYVGVGLFSGTGGPAISFYLLTYLLGTGLAFAVLSAISNGTVPYERLRGLFGRNRLLGVGFGLAMLSLAGLPPFPGFWGKLLVFLEGAKAHQYALLVLALVTSAIAAYYYLRLFGLAVLSRQPEHEREEDRAGVLPPWPTATTASATARWAMTLAMVLIGILGILPFLGYRAFAAGQPNLAARVPLSTNVSITSPSDGAEVPAGEFSLQGTGKPGEALEIYDGATKLGTVTVGQNGGWSFALEPVPSPGTHTYQARQAGQAGGPSVTVKVTAP
- a CDS encoding complex I subunit 4 family protein — protein: MADIALFLPLLAGVSLVLWPGLGRPFAWVASGGVFVLSLVMFFLHPKEGIAYLTQTPLLGPAGIYYAVGLDNAAMFLWLAVSFTVFLSVWVAKAPTRMLGYALMMETGLLGIFAALDLVLFYVFFEFTLIPALLMLGLYGGRERMRALYTFALFTLVGSLPMLAAILAARFLGGAESFLIGDLYNHPLKGVAASWVFLGFFFALAVKTPLFPLHAWLPSFHQENHPSGLADAMGTLYKVGIFAFFRWAMPLAPEGFQGLQPLLLTLAAFTAIYAAWAAWGAKDWKNLLAYGGISHMGLAAIGLFSGTSEGAVGALFLLGASFVYTGGMFLFTGLLYERTGTLEIGPVRGLAKSAPALAALGMILVMSMIGLPGLAGFPGEFMALLGAYKASPWLTFVAFLSVIAAAAYALTAYQKVFHESENRAVPDMTLQEWSFAVVIVAAIALLGLYPKLFTQLLQPLAKAFAALFGGAA
- the nuoL gene encoding NADH-quinone oxidoreductase subunit L is translated as MLVLTILFPLLGFVLLGLLGKRMREPLPGVIASGLVLASLVLGVALLAQGGAKFAVPDWLPGISFSLNLDHLSGLMLLIVTGVGFLIHVYAIGYMAGDAGFSRFFAYLNLFIAMMLTLVLADNYVVMFIGWEGVGLASYLLIGFWYQDRVNADSARKAFIVNRIGDLGFLLGMGLLWAMFGTLGISEINTKLEENLFIPAGLSLAAFLLFVGAIGKSAQVPLMVWLPDAMAGPTPVSALIHAATMVTAGVYLLARSSFLYINVPEVSLWIAILGLATAIYGALSAFGQQDIKRIVAYSTLSQLGFMFVAAGMGAYWIALFHVLTHAFFKALLFMASGSVIHALGGEQDIRKMGGMWRYLPQTRWHGLIGALALGGMPLLSGFWSKDAILYSTLFYSVNSSLVFYLLLLATAFLTAMYSMRWFVTVFLGQYRGDAHPHESPGVMLFPNHILALGAVFIGYIGLPEPFPNFLERFLEPNLAHLEYEKPSLALEWTLVLISALVALAGLYLGYRFFQQKVLPGWYTRFAQASEHSFYVDQVYNTFIVNPLKSLGNLLFDGDKGLLGGFSRLGTLTAGLGSLLARLETGYIRFYAAGLVVGAVLLLLWGVSR
- the nuoK gene encoding NADH-quinone oxidoreductase subunit NuoK — encoded protein: MNLWLATSAIMFAIGVFGALTRRTAILVFLSVELMLNSANLALVAFAKMYGSLDAQTVALFVIAIAAAEVAVGLGLIVAIFRRRESTGVDELRELKG
- a CDS encoding NADH-quinone oxidoreductase subunit J, yielding MGLWEILAAALLLITALLVVTARNAVHAALALIANFLVLAGVYVALDARFLGMVQVIVYAGAIVVLFLFVIMLLSAAQAEVGINPLSRLTPVAALGALALAVVLMLASRNVPVPPQVGNLNGGLPQAIGPVLYGPWLYALLAVGFLLLVATVAAVALVQPDKPLDALTDEEKIQRTPASKEEVRR
- the nuoI gene encoding NADH-quinone oxidoreductase subunit NuoI, with the protein product MSSVAALAQSLGITLRALFSKPVTIPYPDAPVPLKPRWHGRHVLTRHPNGLEKCIGCSLCAAICPAYAIYVEPAENDPAHPTSAGERYAKVYEINMLRCIFCGLCEEACPTGAVVLGYDFEMADYRYSDLIYGKEDMLVEVQGTKPQRREAVYTGKPIKKGYTVPYVRAELEGFKAPLRQTVGGVKREETGQDEPLGGH
- the nuoH gene encoding NADH-quinone oxidoreductase subunit NuoH, translated to MAGLVLLVLASGSVFAQDSANLYPQDPLWLVAVKAFLVVFGLLTAFAYMTLVERRLLARFQVRLGPNRVGPWGLLQPLADAIKSILKEDIIPTRADRLVFVLAPIISITFALVGFGLIPFGPPGSFFGGQPWVINLDVGILYLFAVSEMAVYGIFLAGWASNSKYSLLGSLRSSAALISYELALGMSLLTPVLVAGSLNLRQIVDWQDANGWLILFAPIAFGVYAITSLAEAARTPFDLPEAEQELVGGYNTEYASIKWALFQMAEYVHLITASALIPTLFLGGWRMPAPFPDIPYVWMFLKIAFFLFVFIWIRATWFRLRYDQLMRFGWGVLLPIALLWFLVSALAKALGASNAALAWLSLAGIAVIVAILVIRGIQVRNALPKAKGVRA
- a CDS encoding molybdopterin-dependent oxidoreductase, whose product is MPTVTINGKVVEVPAGTSVMDAVFHAGDDVPLFCSERYLSPIGACRMCLVRVGSPRKGPDGNWILDENGAPKIFWMPKLQASCVTAVSEGMVVDTLSDEVKHAQSGMVELTLANHPLDCPTCDKGGACELQDRSYEYGLVEKFYQPNPAELPHYTRFELTRRHEDKHHPLSEFIVLDRERCIHCKRCVRYFEEIPGDEVLDFIERGVHTFIGTDDTGLPSNFTGNITDICPVGALLDLTARFRARNWEYDTTETTSMDDAAGAGILVDTRSGKLERIRAALRPQTNEIWISDAARFGHEWVNQERVLRPWVRKGGKLVEATWEEAAVAIKAGLNGVPGAEIGIYLDGMATLEEGLAAALLADAWGSPHRDFAGRTAALASGFVPATFQDLSEAQFALILGDPSEETPTLHLRLSEYSRNLKPPAPLHHGIPFADLSIKERMERDKRKLAHFNTYPAQLFKWAGASGVYAPGQETAVLAALLGQGEPPQGLAEAINWTKARWSEAERVVLILGAGVLNNPEAAAKAKALAEGKGAKVMAMTPAANARGLEAVGLFPGKGGLGWTQGGLKAGYFGYLPTEEQLKATGFRILHLTHLSPLAVGYADVVLPNQTFYEKRGTTVNLEGRVLELHPAGINNGEADGAVAALALLADAVGVKPPVRLLRQAAKLLEEKYKLPKPFDLWRPKVGSLPPSFPPLSSGNLYLKPSMWRREQRVAEVARAVRLYLEAHPETARAEGLLEGATVELETPTGLLSALVRLDERLPKGFLFAPALGPWVGQRVAARVLVPAGGEM
- the nuoF gene encoding NADH-quinone oxidoreductase subunit NuoF, translating into MSPSANPSGPIVSGRDPRFEKTLYKHVGIKDSWTLEYYLSHGGYNAVKKALAMTPEQVVEEVKRSGLRGRGGAGFPTGLKWSFMPKPSGKQHYIVCNADESEPGSFKDRYLMEDDPHQLIEGMIIAGYAIHATKGYIYIRGEYRRAYDRLKGAIQEAYARGYLGQNLFGTGFSFDLYVHRGAGAYICGEETALMNSLEGLRANPRLKPPFPAQAGLWGKPTTINNVESLCSAVHIIDRGADWFASMGTEKSKGHKLYQVSGPFKRPGVYELPMGTTFRELLMDWAGGPTEPIQAIIPGGSSCPPLPWNDDTLDTPMDYESLAAKGSLLGTGGVIGIPASMSMVDAMWNVTRFYGHESCGKCTPCREGVSGWMVGLFEKIGRGQGKPGDVELLEDLLDQIEGRSFCALADAACWPVRGSLKHFRHQYVELVEQGRAIQRTAPRWR